Proteins co-encoded in one Oscillatoria salina IIICB1 genomic window:
- a CDS encoding EAL domain-containing protein: MSSDRTDTFNGKILIVDDLPDNLRLLANALQERGYEVQCAINGELALLGAVADPPELILLDLKMPEMDGFEVCRRLKANQETSEIPVIFISALEETFDKVEAFAVGGVDYITKPFQVEEVIARIEHQLTIIRAKAEIIRLNSELEQRVEQRTAELREAYVELQASEERFRLMANAAPVLLWMTDTEGNCNFLNQGWLDFTGRSLTQELDDGWVEGIHPDEAQKCSTQFRAAFEARETFKMEYRLKRADQKYVWILDTGVPRFLADGTFVGYIGACIEISDRKEAEKNLAREKAHLVAAQQVAHVGSWEYDLLNRKIWWSQETFRIFGLEPAKSETSSLPADSETLQPMSIQQFKRQIHPNDRPLYKQAIQEAIAFGKTYEFEFRIRRPNREVRLVFTKGRPICNEQGQAIALFGTVLDITERKQAEAALLETEERYRRLFNSTNDIIFVHHFNSKGMPGKFIEVNDRACQKLGYTREELLELSPAEVDIPEQESETKALVEELKIKKFHVFERVLLAKDGRRIPVENSTQVFFFKGKLTCLTISRDITERKQAESALLKSEEQFRLAFELAPIGMAIETLTGEFIQVNQALCKTLSYRSHELRNRTWLDVTYPEDLAVSLALHEKLFKGEISHFQIESRYLTKQNQIVYAVLQVAVVRDARGEPLHLLGQFLDISDRKRAEEQLIYDALHDALTGLANRNLLMERLELALKRKKRHPDYLFAVLFLDLDRFKVVNDSLGHLVGDCLLIQVANILNKVVRSTDLVARLGGDEFIILLEELRGISDATRIAERILAEVREPFLLDEREVFTTASIGIVFSSSEYQQASELLRDADIALYRAKEKGKARSQIFDREMHFRALQQLQLENDLRQALENQEFLVYYQPIVSLVTGMLTGFEALIRWQHPQRGLVSPDEFIPIAEETGLIVPIGKWVLHEACRRAKTWQEKFPRQQPLRMSINLSVQQLRETDLIAQIDEILAATQLDGSNLTLELTESMLVENVESAIALMHQLRSRKIQLSIDDFGTGYSSLSYLYRFPVNALKIDRSFVNRIGEGCTDLAVRGSNRQIVETIITLARQLGMEAIAEGVETPQQLAQLKALSCQKAQGYFFSPPLNRQSAEAILLANIRW; encoded by the coding sequence ATGAGTAGCGATCGCACCGATACCTTCAACGGTAAAATACTGATTGTTGACGATCTACCAGATAACTTACGCTTGCTGGCTAATGCTTTGCAAGAGCGAGGTTATGAAGTTCAGTGTGCCATCAATGGTGAACTAGCATTGTTGGGAGCAGTTGCCGATCCACCTGAGTTAATTTTACTCGATCTTAAAATGCCCGAAATGGATGGTTTTGAGGTTTGTCGCCGTCTCAAAGCTAACCAAGAAACCAGCGAAATTCCCGTAATTTTTATTAGCGCCTTAGAAGAAACTTTCGATAAAGTTGAAGCTTTTGCAGTTGGAGGAGTAGACTATATTACGAAACCGTTTCAAGTCGAAGAAGTTATTGCGCGAATCGAACATCAGCTAACTATTATAAGAGCAAAAGCCGAAATTATTCGCTTAAACAGCGAACTCGAACAAAGGGTAGAACAGCGCACAGCAGAACTTCGAGAAGCTTATGTAGAATTGCAAGCAAGCGAAGAACGCTTTCGTTTGATGGCAAATGCTGCACCGGTGCTGTTATGGATGACTGATACAGAGGGAAACTGTAATTTTTTAAATCAGGGTTGGTTAGATTTTACCGGACGTAGCCTCACTCAAGAGTTAGATGACGGTTGGGTAGAAGGAATTCATCCAGACGAAGCACAAAAGTGTTCAACTCAGTTTCGCGCTGCCTTTGAAGCGCGGGAAACCTTTAAAATGGAGTATCGCCTCAAACGAGCAGACCAAAAATATGTGTGGATTTTAGATACTGGCGTACCCAGGTTTTTAGCCGATGGAACCTTCGTCGGCTATATTGGTGCTTGTATCGAGATTAGCGATCGCAAAGAAGCCGAAAAAAACTTAGCGCGAGAAAAAGCCCATCTCGTCGCCGCCCAACAAGTAGCTCATGTTGGTAGTTGGGAATACGATCTCCTCAATCGGAAAATTTGGTGGTCTCAAGAGACTTTTCGCATTTTTGGGCTTGAACCAGCCAAATCCGAAACATCAAGCTTACCGGCTGATTCAGAGACCTTACAGCCAATGTCTATCCAGCAGTTCAAGCGGCAAATTCATCCCAACGATCGCCCCTTGTATAAACAAGCGATTCAAGAAGCGATCGCCTTCGGGAAAACTTATGAATTTGAGTTTCGCATTCGACGACCAAATCGAGAAGTAAGACTGGTTTTTACCAAAGGAAGACCAATTTGTAACGAACAGGGACAGGCGATCGCCTTATTTGGTACAGTCCTCGATATTACCGAACGCAAGCAAGCTGAAGCAGCACTCTTAGAAACCGAAGAACGTTATCGCCGATTATTCAACAGTACCAACGATATAATCTTCGTCCATCACTTTAACTCAAAAGGAATGCCGGGAAAGTTTATCGAAGTCAACGATCGCGCTTGCCAAAAACTCGGCTATACCAGAGAAGAATTATTGGAATTATCCCCAGCAGAAGTAGACATTCCCGAACAAGAAAGCGAGACAAAGGCGCTCGTCGAAGAGCTAAAAATCAAAAAATTTCACGTTTTCGAGCGAGTATTATTAGCTAAAGACGGACGCCGAATCCCCGTAGAAAATAGCACCCAAGTGTTTTTTTTCAAAGGGAAACTAACTTGTTTGACAATTTCTCGTGATATCACCGAACGCAAACAAGCAGAATCAGCTTTACTCAAAAGCGAAGAACAATTTCGTCTCGCTTTTGAACTAGCACCAATTGGAATGGCGATCGAAACCCTAACAGGTGAGTTCATCCAAGTAAATCAAGCATTATGTAAAACTCTTAGTTATCGCAGTCACGAATTACGCAATCGAACCTGGTTAGATGTAACTTATCCAGAAGATTTAGCAGTTTCTCTAGCTTTACATGAAAAGTTATTTAAAGGAGAAATATCTCACTTTCAAATCGAAAGTCGCTACTTAACAAAACAAAATCAGATCGTCTATGCAGTATTACAAGTTGCCGTAGTGCGAGATGCTCGGGGCGAACCTTTACACTTGCTCGGTCAATTTTTAGATATTAGCGATCGCAAACGAGCAGAAGAACAATTAATTTACGATGCACTGCACGATGCTTTAACAGGTTTAGCAAATCGAAACTTATTAATGGAGCGTCTCGAACTCGCTCTGAAACGCAAAAAGCGACATCCAGATTATTTATTTGCCGTCCTATTCCTAGATTTAGATCGCTTTAAAGTCGTCAATGATAGTTTAGGGCATTTAGTCGGCGATTGCTTGTTGATCCAAGTTGCTAATATTCTTAACAAAGTTGTCCGCTCAACCGATTTAGTTGCTCGCCTTGGCGGAGATGAATTTATTATTCTCTTAGAAGAATTAAGAGGAATTAGCGATGCAACTCGCATCGCCGAACGAATTTTAGCAGAAGTACGAGAGCCATTTTTACTTGACGAGCGCGAAGTCTTTACTACTGCAAGTATTGGCATTGTCTTCAGTTCCTCAGAATACCAACAAGCATCAGAATTGCTCCGGGATGCAGATATCGCCTTATATCGGGCTAAAGAAAAAGGTAAAGCACGATCTCAAATTTTTGACCGCGAAATGCACTTCCGCGCCCTTCAACAATTACAACTAGAAAATGATTTACGTCAAGCACTAGAAAATCAGGAGTTTTTAGTTTATTATCAACCTATTGTCTCCTTAGTTACAGGTATGCTGACAGGTTTTGAGGCACTAATTCGCTGGCAGCATCCCCAGCGAGGTTTAGTTTCTCCTGATGAGTTTATCCCCATTGCTGAGGAAACCGGATTGATTGTTCCCATCGGTAAATGGGTGCTACACGAAGCTTGTCGAAGGGCGAAAACTTGGCAAGAAAAATTTCCTCGTCAACAGCCGTTGAGAATGAGCATTAATCTTTCCGTGCAACAACTGCGAGAAACCGACTTAATCGCACAAATTGACGAAATTCTCGCGGCTACACAACTAGACGGCAGCAATCTAACCTTAGAACTAACCGAAAGTATGCTTGTCGAAAACGTCGAATCAGCGATCGCTTTAATGCACCAGCTCAGATCCAGAAAAATACAACTCTCGATCGATGACTTCGGTACGGGTTACTCATCCTTGAGTTATTTATATCGTTTTCCCGTTAACGCCCTGAAAATCGACCGCTCCTTTGTCAATCGGATTGGAGAGGGCTGCACCGATCTTGCCGTACGCGGCTCAAATCGCCAAATCGTCGAAACAATTATCACCTTAGCACGCCAACTCGGCATGGAAGCGATCGCTGAAGGAGTTGAAACTCCCCAGCAACTCGCCCAACTCAAAGCTTTATCCTGTCAAAAAGCCCAAGGATACTTTTTCTCCCCCCCACTCAATCGCCAATCCGCAGAAGCTATACTGCTTGCCAATATACGCTGGTAG
- a CDS encoding hybrid sensor histidine kinase/response regulator: MNSKKILFPVQKTVRKIPLRLILAIPFVLQIFAAVSLTGWLSLHNGQEAVNQVATQLRSEITTRIKEKLQNYLETPHLINQINANLLHSNLLNKQNIANLENHFWQQIQLFETVSYIYWSNEEGGFTTVAREENNQLVIYTTPGMVAGDLIKYTTDSQGLRHNKLSVTPNYDPRIRPWYQEAKKAKKPRWTDIYLLVPELELAISANQPFYDRNGQLEGILGTDLVLTQFTDFLQSLEIGRTGKTFILERSGKIVASSTTELPYLVTEDSEKQQRLKATESQEASIRLTTEFLLKKFGNLQEIDSSKQLDYRLKGQRQFVQVTPIIDPRGIDWLIVVVVPEADFMEQIQANTRTTILLCLAALFLATELGLITSRWLASPILKMSIASAAIAKGNLAQKVPENSVKEIAILANSFNQMAKQLQESFTALQQANLALEKTNEELENRVEARTAELKKAKETADAANRAKSEFLSNMSHELRTPLNAILGFTELLNNSSLTWEQQQEYLGIISRSGEHLLALINDVLEMSKIEAGKNILSAKIFDLYNLLDSLREMFSLRAKAKGLQLIFERDRELPQYVKTDEQKIRQVLINLLSNAIKFTEEGGVCLRVKVGKKEKWGNKERPAITNQKLLTSELIFEIEDTGVGINPEEKEKVFAAFMQTEIGKKAAQGTGLGLPISRKFVQLMGGEITFNSVVGEGTTFQFNISVKVAEAGEIPTKFTRKRVIGLMPNQPIYRILVVDDAFENRQLLVKILEPLGFEVKEASNGVEAIAIWSSWQPHLIWMDMRMPVMDGYEATKQIKSHLRGQATAIVALTASAFAEERSLVLSVGCDDFVRKPFRQEVLWAKMAEHLGLRYMYEEEALTDLSQQSPKAELTSESLLVMPREWIEQLNQAATKLNSKSILAAIAEIPDDDLELAQALTKLANNFRYDIIIDLTKKALSV, translated from the coding sequence ATGAACTCAAAAAAAATTTTATTTCCAGTGCAAAAAACTGTTCGTAAAATACCATTGCGTTTAATCTTAGCAATTCCATTTGTCTTGCAAATTTTTGCTGCGGTGAGTTTAACTGGATGGCTATCTTTACACAACGGACAAGAAGCAGTTAATCAAGTCGCTACTCAACTACGCAGTGAGATTACTACTCGGATTAAAGAGAAATTACAAAATTACTTGGAAACTCCCCATTTAATCAATCAAATTAATGCTAATTTACTACATTCTAATTTACTAAACAAGCAAAATATTGCCAATTTAGAAAATCATTTTTGGCAGCAAATCCAATTATTTGAGACAGTAAGTTATATTTATTGGAGTAACGAAGAAGGAGGATTTACCACAGTTGCACGAGAAGAAAACAACCAACTAGTAATTTATACAACACCAGGAATGGTTGCGGGAGATTTAATTAAATATACAACTGATAGTCAAGGTTTGCGTCACAACAAATTAAGCGTTACTCCTAATTATGACCCGCGAATTCGCCCTTGGTATCAAGAGGCAAAAAAAGCCAAGAAACCAAGATGGACAGACATTTATTTATTAGTTCCCGAACTTGAATTAGCTATCTCAGCCAATCAACCTTTTTACGATCGAAATGGTCAACTTGAAGGTATCTTAGGAACTGATTTAGTTTTAACCCAATTTACCGATTTTTTACAAAGTTTAGAAATTGGTCGTACGGGAAAAACATTTATTCTCGAACGTAGCGGGAAAATTGTTGCTAGTTCGACAACAGAATTACCTTATTTAGTCACTGAAGACAGCGAAAAACAACAAAGACTGAAAGCCACAGAAAGTCAAGAAGCTTCGATTCGTTTGACCACAGAATTTTTGCTAAAAAAATTTGGCAATCTTCAAGAAATTGACAGTAGCAAACAACTAGATTATCGACTAAAAGGACAGCGCCAATTTGTTCAAGTCACACCGATTATCGACCCTCGGGGCATAGATTGGTTAATTGTCGTAGTCGTACCAGAAGCTGATTTTATGGAACAAATTCAGGCTAATACACGCACGACAATTTTATTATGTTTAGCAGCCTTATTTTTAGCTACTGAACTAGGGCTAATTACCTCTCGTTGGCTTGCTTCACCTATCCTAAAAATGAGTATTGCCTCGGCAGCAATTGCTAAGGGTAATTTAGCACAAAAAGTCCCAGAAAATTCAGTTAAAGAAATAGCAATTTTAGCTAATTCTTTTAATCAAATGGCAAAACAACTGCAAGAATCTTTTACTGCTTTACAACAAGCAAATTTAGCTTTAGAGAAAACAAATGAAGAATTAGAAAATCGAGTCGAAGCACGTACAGCAGAACTAAAAAAAGCGAAAGAAACTGCTGATGCTGCTAATCGTGCTAAAAGCGAGTTTTTATCCAATATGAGTCACGAGTTAAGAACTCCTTTGAATGCTATTCTAGGTTTTACGGAATTACTAAATAATAGTTCGCTAACTTGGGAACAACAGCAAGAATATTTGGGGATAATTAGTCGAAGTGGAGAACATTTACTAGCCTTAATTAATGACGTGCTAGAAATGTCAAAAATTGAAGCAGGCAAAAATATTTTATCTGCAAAGATTTTTGACCTTTATAACTTGTTAGATAGTTTGAGAGAAATGTTTAGCTTGCGAGCTAAAGCCAAGGGTTTACAACTAATTTTCGAGAGGGATCGCGAGCTTCCTCAGTACGTAAAAACTGACGAGCAAAAAATACGTCAAGTATTAATTAATTTACTGTCAAATGCCATTAAATTTACAGAAGAAGGAGGTGTGTGTTTGCGCGTAAAAGTGGGAAAAAAGGAAAAGTGGGGAAATAAAGAGCGACCAGCAATTACCAACCAGAAATTATTAACCAGCGAACTAATTTTTGAAATTGAAGATACAGGAGTAGGAATTAATCCAGAAGAAAAAGAGAAAGTTTTTGCCGCTTTCATGCAGACAGAAATTGGTAAAAAAGCTGCCCAAGGAACGGGTTTAGGTTTGCCAATTAGTCGCAAATTCGTACAGTTAATGGGCGGAGAAATTACGTTTAATTCAGTTGTAGGTGAGGGGACAACTTTCCAGTTTAACATTTCAGTAAAAGTAGCCGAAGCAGGAGAAATTCCGACTAAATTTACAAGAAAGCGAGTAATTGGACTTATGCCTAATCAACCAATTTATCGAATTTTAGTAGTTGACGATGCTTTCGAGAATCGACAACTACTTGTTAAAATTTTAGAACCACTAGGATTTGAGGTAAAAGAAGCTAGTAATGGTGTAGAAGCGATCGCCATTTGGTCAAGTTGGCAACCACACCTAATTTGGATGGATATGCGAATGCCAGTGATGGACGGCTATGAAGCAACCAAACAAATTAAATCACATCTTAGAGGTCAAGCTACAGCGATCGTTGCTTTAACAGCCAGTGCTTTTGCAGAAGAGCGATCGCTGGTATTATCAGTTGGTTGCGATGATTTTGTCCGTAAGCCATTTCGACAAGAAGTTTTGTGGGCAAAAATGGCAGAACATCTGGGATTGAGGTATATGTATGAAGAAGAAGCGTTGACTGATTTATCCCAGCAATCGCCAAAAGCCGAGTTAACCAGCGAAAGCTTATTGGTAATGCCGAGAGAGTGGATAGAGCAACTAAACCAAGCTGCAACTAAACTCAATTCCAAGTCAATCTTAGCCGCGATCGCGGAAATTCCCGACGACGATCTCGAGCTTGCCCAAGCTTTAACCAAGTTAGCAAATAATTTTCGCTATGACATAATAATTGATTTAACCAAAAAAGCTCTTAGCGTATGA
- a CDS encoding DUF3288 family protein, translating into MSPQPDQKHPREKSDREEVNRILQEGRSDYNLAEVARLQIRYQHFPGAREIQADLAKILNNWGLTEDELYEITRKLHSQQAVYKPRTNEKEQQDWS; encoded by the coding sequence ATGTCTCCCCAACCAGACCAAAAACATCCACGAGAAAAAAGCGATCGCGAAGAGGTTAACCGCATTTTACAGGAAGGACGCAGCGATTACAACCTTGCAGAAGTCGCCCGCTTGCAAATTCGCTATCAGCATTTTCCCGGAGCAAGAGAAATTCAAGCCGATTTAGCTAAAATTCTTAATAATTGGGGCTTGACAGAAGATGAATTGTATGAAATTACTCGCAAGTTACATTCCCAACAAGCAGTTTACAAACCTCGTACCAATGAAAAGGAACAACAAGATTGGAGTTAA
- a CDS encoding WD40 repeat domain-containing protein, giving the protein MALVWAIAIFAAGLPRLSTAEEFSEPLPLPDYLPEIDKLPASEPWEKVELFRTLQSHETTVDALTFSPDSQMLVSGGSYNEGLLRLWWVRTGTQIDRFRIHNTRVLAMALSPDGEILASSGQDTRINLWKWDTGEYTHTFLNHFHNVLSLAITPDSEVLVSGGLDGIRLWNLKTQRPIYTLVRFESPTYSLAINPNGFILASGGREGELKLWNLRTGDLISENIGHGGKVTALAFTPDGNILISGSSDRTIRVWDIVQGELLYTLIGHTGEIRSIAIHPDGQTLASGSRDGVRLWNLATGRLLTQPQGHSDWVQSVTFSPNGRFLASGDFQGKIILWQDARVKLVSDDN; this is encoded by the coding sequence TTGGCGTTAGTATGGGCTATAGCTATTTTTGCTGCTGGTTTACCTCGTTTATCTACGGCTGAGGAATTTAGCGAACCTTTACCACTACCAGATTATCTTCCGGAAATTGACAAGTTACCAGCTTCGGAACCTTGGGAAAAAGTAGAATTATTTCGTACTCTCCAAAGTCACGAAACTACTGTGGATGCGCTAACTTTTAGTCCTGATAGCCAAATGTTGGTTAGTGGTGGTAGTTATAATGAGGGACTATTGCGATTGTGGTGGGTAAGAACAGGAACCCAAATCGATCGCTTCCGCATTCACAATACCAGAGTTTTAGCAATGGCGTTAAGTCCCGATGGGGAAATTTTGGCTAGTAGCGGACAAGATACGAGAATTAATCTCTGGAAATGGGACACTGGAGAATATACGCATACTTTTCTTAACCACTTTCATAATGTGCTTTCTCTCGCAATTACTCCTGATAGTGAAGTGTTGGTTAGTGGTGGTTTGGATGGAATTAGACTGTGGAATTTAAAGACGCAACGACCAATTTATACTTTAGTTCGTTTCGAGAGTCCGACTTACTCGTTAGCTATTAATCCTAATGGCTTTATTTTAGCTAGTGGCGGTCGGGAAGGTGAACTTAAGTTGTGGAATTTGCGAACCGGAGATTTGATCTCGGAAAATATCGGTCATGGGGGTAAGGTTACGGCTTTGGCGTTCACCCCAGATGGTAATATTCTGATATCCGGTAGTAGCGATCGCACGATTAGAGTTTGGGATATTGTTCAAGGTGAGTTACTTTATACTCTCATTGGACATACTGGGGAAATACGCTCGATTGCTATCCATCCTGACGGACAAACCCTTGCTTCTGGTAGTCGCGATGGGGTGCGTTTGTGGAATTTAGCTACGGGTAGGTTACTCACTCAACCTCAAGGACATTCTGATTGGGTACAGTCGGTTACTTTTAGTCCTAATGGACGCTTTCTGGCTAGCGGTGATTTTCAAGGTAAAATTATTCTCTGGCAAGATGCTCGCGTTAAACTTGTTTCTGACGATAATTGA
- a CDS encoding heavy metal-responsive transcriptional regulator has translation MQSIVQLLKIGEVAKTSGLPVKTIRYYDDFGLLTPVVQRSPSGYRLFQEPVFNRLAFIKRAQSLGLDLKEIKDILEVHDAGQLPCGVLKEHLLTKLKVIQEQIEALELLQQELQGILSGWQDSPPKNLANRTICPNIQSQ, from the coding sequence ATGCAATCTATAGTGCAATTACTTAAAATTGGTGAAGTAGCTAAAACTAGCGGTTTACCAGTAAAAACGATTCGTTACTACGATGATTTTGGCTTATTAACTCCGGTAGTACAACGCTCTCCCTCTGGCTATCGTCTTTTTCAGGAACCAGTTTTTAATCGACTAGCCTTTATTAAACGGGCGCAATCTCTGGGATTGGATCTCAAGGAAATTAAGGATATACTAGAAGTTCACGATGCGGGGCAATTGCCTTGTGGCGTTTTAAAAGAACATCTCCTAACCAAATTAAAGGTTATTCAAGAACAAATCGAAGCTCTCGAACTTTTACAACAAGAATTACAAGGTATCCTCTCTGGATGGCAAGATTCGCCCCCAAAAAACTTAGCTAACCGCACGATTTGTCCGAATATTCAATCTCAGTAA